One genomic segment of Eikenella corrodens includes these proteins:
- a CDS encoding alpha/beta fold hydrolase — protein sequence MQTMHSHSARCRIRFMDLPAHAGRNSTPCLFIHGLGCAASYEYPRIAASPALAGRRTILLDLAGHGYSERPQDFSYSTSAQAAIVSELANHLNLPHFYLYGHSMGGSIAIEAAEQLGSRVRGLMVSECNLITGGGIFSRNITAQDEAYFIHNGYAELLNNELSPWAGSLQSVAPWALWRSAYHLVNGISPDWLYRLSSLPQRKIYLVGDRSLPNTDYDLILQYGIPCAVIADAGHSMSWENPEGLATALAEFMCA from the coding sequence ATGCAAACCATGCACTCCCACAGCGCACGCTGCCGCATCCGATTTATGGATCTACCAGCCCATGCGGGCAGAAACAGCACCCCTTGCTTATTTATCCACGGCCTAGGCTGCGCTGCCAGCTACGAGTACCCCCGCATCGCTGCCAGCCCGGCCTTGGCAGGCCGCCGCACTATCCTGCTTGACTTGGCAGGTCACGGCTACAGCGAACGCCCACAGGATTTCTCCTATTCCACCAGCGCGCAAGCCGCAATCGTATCCGAACTGGCCAACCATCTTAACTTGCCGCACTTCTATCTCTATGGGCACAGCATGGGTGGCAGCATCGCTATTGAAGCCGCCGAACAGCTCGGCAGCCGCGTGCGCGGACTCATGGTAAGCGAATGCAACCTGATTACTGGCGGCGGTATATTCAGCCGCAACATTACCGCACAGGATGAAGCGTATTTCATCCACAATGGCTATGCCGAATTGCTAAATAACGAACTCTCGCCGTGGGCAGGCAGCCTACAAAGTGTTGCCCCGTGGGCATTGTGGCGTAGTGCATATCATTTAGTGAACGGTATATCGCCCGATTGGCTGTACCGCCTCTCCTCCCTGCCCCAACGCAAAATTTATTTAGTTGGAGATCGTTCCCTGCCCAACACAGACTACGACCTTATCCTTCAATACGGTATTCCCTGCGCCGTGATTGCCGATGCCGGGCACTCGATGTCTTGGGAAAATCCGGAAGGCTTGGCTACCGCTTTGGCAGAATTTATGTGCGCTTGA
- a CDS encoding MBL fold metallo-hydrolase has translation MKRRPHGGYPLYPASNHYDPIRRRFFNPEPKRRLQPLDFGGAFKMLSWQGRFPAQPLPFEKPDFAAFMRQEGLPENEQKARFVWFGHSTLLMRVAGLNIITDPVFGMSAAPNNKMFRRFQPPPAAPHELPPLDIILYSHNHYDHLEESFVRSVADSGVHFLVPLGMEVLLRRWGVKAENISAADWYQSHTVGGVTFTATPARHDSSRNLADHNRMLWAGWAVEGGGQRFYFSGDSSYGSHFADIGRHFGGFDLAFMENGQYDRRWPDNHMFPGQTVQAAIDVGARRMMPIHWGAFSLAMHDWDEPVRRSIPLAIERGLPVLTPLIGQVFDVDTETELWWEEV, from the coding sequence ATGAAGCGTAGGCCGCACGGCGGTTATCCGCTCTATCCGGCCAGCAACCACTACGACCCGATCCGCCGCCGTTTTTTCAACCCGGAGCCCAAACGCCGATTGCAGCCGCTGGATTTTGGCGGAGCGTTCAAAATGCTCAGTTGGCAAGGCCGCTTTCCCGCGCAGCCGCTGCCGTTTGAGAAGCCTGATTTTGCTGCCTTCATGCGGCAGGAAGGGCTACCTGAAAATGAACAAAAGGCACGGTTTGTCTGGTTCGGCCATTCCACCCTGCTGATGCGTGTGGCCGGGTTGAACATCATCACCGACCCCGTGTTCGGCATGAGCGCCGCACCGAACAACAAAATGTTTCGCCGCTTCCAGCCGCCGCCCGCCGCGCCGCACGAACTGCCGCCGCTCGACATCATCCTCTACAGCCACAACCACTACGACCACTTGGAGGAATCCTTCGTACGCAGCGTGGCAGACAGCGGGGTGCATTTCCTGGTGCCGCTGGGCATGGAAGTGCTGCTGCGCCGCTGGGGCGTGAAGGCGGAAAACATTTCGGCGGCGGATTGGTATCAGAGCCATACCGTCGGCGGCGTAACATTCACCGCCACTCCCGCCCGCCACGACAGCTCGCGCAACCTGGCCGACCACAACCGTATGCTGTGGGCGGGCTGGGCCGTCGAAGGCGGCGGGCAGCGGTTTTATTTCAGCGGCGATTCGTCCTACGGCAGCCACTTCGCCGACATCGGCCGGCACTTCGGCGGCTTCGACCTGGCCTTTATGGAAAACGGCCAATACGACCGCCGCTGGCCAGACAACCACATGTTCCCCGGGCAAACCGTGCAGGCCGCCATCGACGTGGGCGCGCGCCGCATGATGCCGATTCACTGGGGCGCCTTCAGCCTGGCCATGCACGATTGGGACGAACCCGTGCGCCGCAGCATCCCGCTGGCCATCGAGCGCGGCCTGCCGGTGCTCACGCCGCTAATCGGGCAGGTGTTTGATGTGGATACGGAAACTGAATTGTGGTGGGAAGAGGTTTGA